A single region of the Diadema setosum chromosome 14, eeDiaSeto1, whole genome shotgun sequence genome encodes:
- the LOC140237625 gene encoding dnaJ homolog subfamily A member 1-like — MVKETRYYDVLGVRPSATDQELKKAYRKLALKYHPDKNPDEPEKFKEISMAYETLSDAKKRKLYDEGGEEAVKEGGLGGGVHDPMDLFDMFFKFGGGSRTRERRGKDVIHQLGVTLEELYNGSVRKLALQKQVVCDKCEGRGGKKGAVDKCGHCRGTGVEVHIRQLAPGMVQQIQSMCSSCEGQGERINPKDRCKACQGRKITRERKILEVHIDKGMKDGQKITFRGEGDQEPGLEPGDIIIILDEKQHEVFRRRGHDLLMQMNIDLVEALCGFQKTITMLDKREIIIRSHRGEVIKPNDIKMVPNEGMPLYKDPFEKGRLIIQFSINFPAAGEIATPKLAELEELLPDRTECIVTDDMEEVTMTDYTLEHEQQGYHRNAYDEDDDHHGPRGMQCQTH, encoded by the exons ATGGTGAAGGAAACTCGCTATTATGACGTCTTGGGGGTACGGCCCAGTGCCACGGATCAGGAACTCAAGAAGGCGTACAGGAAACTTGCGTTGAAGTACCATCCAGACAAGAACCCAGATGAGCCCGAAAAG TTCAAGGAGATTTCTATGGCGTACGAGACGCTCTCAGATGCCAAAAAGAGGAAGCTGTACGATGAGGGTGGGGAGGAAGCAGTGAAGGAGGGAGGCTTGGGAGGGGGTGTGCACGACCCCATGGACTTGTTTGACATGTTCTTTAAGTTTGGGGGTGGGTCGAGGACTCGGGAGAGGCGGGGTAAGGACGTCATCCACCAGCTGGGAGTGACGCTGGAAGAGCTCTATAACGGCTCCGTGAGGAAGCTGGCTCTGCAAAAACAGGTCGTGTGTGATAAGTGTGAAG GACGTGGTGGCAAGAAAGGGGCCGTGGACAAGTGCGGACACTGCCGGGGTACCGGTGTGGAGGTCCACATACGCCAGTTGGCCCCAGGCATGGTGCAGCAGATCCAGTCGATGTGCTCGTCCTGTGAGGGTCAGGGGGAGCGTATCAACCCCAAGGACAGGTGTAAGGCCTGCCAGGGCCGCAAGATTACCAGGGAGCGCAAGATTCTGGAGGTCCACATAGACAAAG GCATGAAGGATGGCCAGAAGATCACATTCCGCGGAGAGGGGGACCAGGAGCCGGGCCTGGAACCGggtgacatcatcatcatcctcgaCGAGAAGCAGCACGAGGTCTTCCGGCGGCGCGGTCACGACCTCCTCATGCAGATGAACATCGACCTGGTGGAGGCGCTGTGCGGCTTCCAGAAGACTATCACTATGTTAGACAAGAGGGAAATTATCATCAGGTCACATCGGG GTGAGGTCATCAAGCCAAACGACATCAAAATGGTACCGAACGAAGGGATGCCCTTGTACAAGGACCCGTTTGAGAAGGGACGCCTGATTATTCAGTTCAGCATAAACTTCCCTGCGGCGGGCGAGATCGCCACGCCCAAGCTGGCGGAGCTAGAAGAACTGCTGCCCGACCGCACGGAGTGCATCGTGACCGACGACATGGAGGAGGTTACGATGACCGACTACACTCTGGAGCACGAGCAGCAGGGCTACCACCGGAACGCGTACGACGAGGACGACGACCACCACGGGCCGAGGGGGATGCAGTGCCAGACGCATTGA